From the genome of Anaplasma ovis str. Haibei, one region includes:
- the nadD gene encoding nicotinate (nicotinamide) nucleotide adenylyltransferase — protein MVVGILGGSFDPPHEGHLHVASELMKLLQLDAVWWIVAINPQKLEGAHSLEDRVSMVENVIARYRSMKVMCADSPYSYKVVRNLQAKYPRARFVWIAGSDTLSTMHKWYRWEQFCKLLPIVLLERPGYVYNVLRMPFAVAMECERVPDLKFLLNKRRKGWNIVRGKICTASSTQIRNAMPKRRGTAVY, from the coding sequence GTGGTAGTTGGAATACTTGGAGGATCGTTCGATCCCCCGCATGAGGGGCATTTGCATGTTGCAAGCGAGTTGATGAAACTGTTGCAGTTGGATGCTGTATGGTGGATTGTGGCAATTAACCCCCAAAAACTAGAGGGTGCCCACAGCTTGGAGGATAGAGTATCTATGGTCGAAAACGTAATCGCGCGCTATAGGAGCATGAAAGTGATGTGTGCGGATAGCCCGTACAGCTATAAAGTGGTCAGAAACTTACAAGCAAAATATCCACGAGCCAGATTTGTATGGATAGCAGGCTCAGATACCCTATCAACCATGCATAAGTGGTACAGGTGGGAGCAGTTTTGCAAGTTACTGCCAATAGTGCTGCTAGAGCGCCCGGGTTATGTGTATAACGTTTTAAGAATGCCATTTGCGGTTGCCATGGAATGTGAGCGCGTGCCGGATTTAAAATTCCTACTCAACAAGCGACGCAAAGGATGGAATATCGTCAGAGGGAAAATTTGTACCGCATCTTCGACGCAAATAAGAAATGCAATGCCTAAGCGGCGAGGAACTGCTGTTTATTGA